A single genomic interval of Saccharothrix saharensis harbors:
- a CDS encoding isocitrate lyase/PEP mutase family protein — protein sequence MTRTDVTEAAKALRALHVPGSPLVVPNAWDVSSARVFAEAGHPVVATTSVAVAAALGFQDGHDMPADVAFDAVRRIAAAVEVPVTTDIERGYDLPPARVGERLAEVGAAGCNLEDSDPRSKAMVDVAEQADFLAAVRAANPELVINARIDEFLNGGKSFDDAVRRAQAYFEAGADCVYPMRLPGDRVAEFVEAVGRRPVNIAHGPGAPTPNDLAPLGVARVSFGPGLHNVLMMKQLKKMATDMLDGGSPYRG from the coding sequence GTGACCAGGACCGATGTGACCGAGGCGGCCAAGGCGCTGCGCGCGCTGCACGTGCCGGGCAGCCCGCTGGTGGTGCCCAACGCGTGGGACGTCTCGTCCGCCCGCGTGTTCGCCGAGGCGGGCCACCCGGTCGTGGCGACCACCAGTGTCGCCGTGGCCGCCGCGTTAGGTTTCCAGGACGGGCACGACATGCCCGCCGACGTGGCGTTCGACGCCGTGCGCCGGATCGCCGCCGCCGTCGAGGTGCCGGTGACCACCGACATCGAGCGCGGCTACGACCTGCCGCCCGCCCGGGTCGGCGAGCGGCTGGCCGAGGTGGGCGCGGCGGGCTGCAACCTCGAGGACTCCGACCCGCGCTCCAAGGCCATGGTGGACGTGGCCGAGCAGGCCGACTTCCTGGCCGCCGTGCGCGCCGCCAACCCCGAGCTGGTGATCAACGCCCGGATCGACGAGTTCCTCAACGGCGGCAAGTCGTTCGACGACGCCGTGCGGCGCGCGCAGGCCTACTTCGAGGCGGGCGCGGACTGCGTGTACCCGATGCGGCTGCCCGGTGACCGGGTCGCGGAGTTCGTCGAGGCGGTCGGGCGGCGGCCGGTGAACATCGCGCACGGGCCGGGCGCGCCCACCCCGAACGACCTGGCGCCGCTGGGCGTGGCGCGGGTCAGCTTCGGACCGGGTCTGCACAACGTGCTGATGATGAAGCAGCTCAAGAAGATGGCCACCGACATGCTCGACGGCGGAAGCCCGTACCGCGGCTGA
- a CDS encoding thioesterase family protein: protein MYEWDTDTRVDATGDGRFAAHLTDRWAGAGGRPNGGYLVAFCLRALGEVLPHADPLVVGAHFLRPGVVGPARVDTELVRAGRRLSTGEARLTCGDREVLRVVASYADLAGGTGATGSDLVLGEAPDLPPPDECVDAYGGLRLPGVTVSDRVDVRAPKPFGWAKGRPTGIPRAEFWLRFADGRPADTASLATLVDTVAPAVLELGVTESSTVELTVHVRARPTPDGTAAAWLAVRAATRHLAGGYYEEDVELWDTTGRLVARSRQLAVSAGR from the coding sequence ATGTACGAGTGGGACACCGACACGCGGGTGGACGCGACGGGGGACGGGCGGTTCGCCGCGCACCTCACCGACCGGTGGGCCGGTGCCGGTGGACGGCCCAACGGCGGCTACCTCGTCGCGTTCTGCCTGCGGGCGCTCGGCGAGGTGCTGCCGCACGCCGACCCGCTCGTGGTCGGCGCCCACTTCCTGCGGCCCGGCGTGGTCGGGCCCGCCCGCGTCGACACCGAGCTCGTGCGGGCCGGACGCCGGCTGTCCACCGGTGAGGCCCGGCTGACCTGCGGCGACCGCGAAGTGCTGCGCGTCGTCGCTTCCTACGCCGACCTCGCCGGCGGCACCGGCGCGACCGGGTCCGACCTCGTGCTCGGCGAGGCGCCCGACCTGCCGCCGCCGGACGAGTGCGTCGACGCCTACGGCGGCCTGCGCCTGCCCGGCGTCACCGTCTCCGACCGCGTCGACGTGCGCGCGCCCAAGCCGTTCGGCTGGGCGAAGGGCCGGCCCACCGGCATCCCGCGCGCCGAGTTCTGGCTCCGCTTCGCCGACGGCCGCCCCGCCGACACCGCGAGCCTGGCCACCCTGGTCGACACCGTCGCGCCCGCGGTGCTCGAACTCGGCGTCACCGAGTCCTCCACCGTCGAGCTGACCGTCCACGTGCGCGCCCGCCCGACCCCGGACGGCACGGCCGCAGCCTGGCTCGCCGTCCGCGCCGCCACCCGCCACCTCGCGGGCGGCTACTACGAGGAGGACGTCGAGCTGTGGGACACGACCGGGCGGCTGGTGGCCCGGTCACGCCAACTCGCCGTGTCCGCCGGCCGATAA